In Pristis pectinata isolate sPriPec2 chromosome 23, sPriPec2.1.pri, whole genome shotgun sequence, the genomic stretch TTTTATATTTCACAGCACAAGGCATGCCAAACCACTCTACAGCCAATTATGCACTTCAGAAGTGCAGTTATTGCTGCAGCGTCAGAAATGTTGCAGCTAATATGGGCATTGCGAGCTGCCACAAGTGGTCACATAAATGACCAGGTAAAATGTTGACTGGGGTATAATTATTAGCCAGGCCACCAGGGTAAATTCCCTTCTTGCTCCTTGAATACCGTCACCTGCAGGAGTCAAATGGAGCCTTAATATCACAGATTCTCTGAATCTCATCCAAAAGTCAGCATTAAAAGATGTCCTGTCTGACATGAACTCCTTAGCATATAATACAAAGCTGTTCGGGCAATCACTTAAGAGTTAATAACTAAAATACCCTGCTCTTGTTTTCACTCTGATAATGGCTTTTCATTTCCTTTACCTGTTTTTCATCCCTAACCCCTTCCTTTACAGCTCAGGCATCAGTCATTGCATCCCCACAGACCGAGGAATTTTTTGACTTGATAGCAAGCTCTCAGAGTCGAAGGTTAGACGATCAACGAGCCAATGTGGGCAGCCTGCCCGGACTGAGGATCACGCATAACAACAGCCAGGTGGTGATGGGGCATCTGCGGCCTGATGGAGATCCTCAGGAGCCCGGAGATGAGTTTTTCAACATGTTAATGAAATGCCAGGTGGGAACCATGAGGGGTTTGGCTCGCTCCAGGAGTGAGGAAAATCCCAGTTTTTATAAGTAATGTTTCAGCTGTATGATTACGTTTAAGTTAAATCCCATGATATTAAAAGGAGCACagacagcatggatagaagattggctgatggATAGAAAATAGTGGTGAGCAGTTGTTTGGGAAGCACGGTCCTCTGAAGTCAGTATTAGGTCCTCTGCTCTTTCGATATCTATCAATAATCAGATTTGGGTATACAGAAGATGATTTCAAACTCTGTTGATAATGTGAACATCAGAAAAGTTTAAACAATGTGTAGGATACAATTAGACTCTCATTTGACACCAGCagattggtaaaatgggcaggtATACGGCTGATTAAATTCTACGAGGAAGTGTGAAATATTTTGGCAGGCAGAATGAGAAAAGGCAATATGaactaaatggtacaattttaaacAACAGATCTGACGGTGTCGTTACACAATCCATGGTAGAGCAAGTTGAAAGAGAGTATGTGATCCTTTGCTTCATCGAGAACATAGGATAAAAGTCAAGGTAGTCATGCTGAACTCACACAGAGCACTGGTTAGGCCTCAGATGGAGTACAGTAAAATTACGATAATCTGCAATCTGACAACTCAAAAATCCCTATGATTCAACATCATCTTACTAGTTGGCGTTCGCTGCACTCCCTTTTCACCCACCAGGGCTccagttcccgtgctccctttaaactttaccTGGTTCATTGGAAGATTTATTATGATACTGtgtaacatattaaaaaaaagtgaattaaaagtgttttggCGTAGTAATAGAAAGAACACCTgaaagtccagaaaatctgccagcctGACACCACCAGTCCCAGATTAACATAGTTTTAATGTATTGTGATCACTTCGATGCAGCACACGTTATGGGTTTGATGTCGAGGCCTTTGAGAAGTGGTAGCAGAGTGGTAGAAGGCTGAGGAatttaagttacagggaaaatattaaagaaaccaGGGCTGAGATTCTTGGAATTGAGATTAAAAAATGGTGTTGAAACTATTCAAAAACATGAATTGTTTCGGTGGATGAAGTAAGCAATTTACTGTTTTAACAAAAAAGAGACAAGGGCACAGATTGAGTGACTTGAGGAAATATTTGATTTTGAAGCGAGTTGTTGTGATCTTCTGCTTGAGTGAATGCACATTCAAAAGGAATTCAAAGGAAATAACTTAAGGGGCAAAGAATACTTGAAACTATGGAGAAAGACCAGGGACCTAGAAATAACTAGGTAGGTCAGTCAAAGGTATGATGGGATGAAGTACAATCCACTAGCTGCAAATCCAAATTTCAACATGACAATTGAATTCAGTTTAAAACTAAactctgtaaataaaatacaGGTGTCAGTAGTGTTCAGGAAGCTGCTGGAGTGTCATTAAAAACCTAAAGGGTTCACTAATGtgaggaaatctgtcattctgGACAGGTCATTTCTGATGCCAGTCTCATACTAATGTTCAGACCCTTAACTGCTCCCTGTAGTGGCCAAACAAGCCACTCTCCTTCAGAAAATGATGGGATGGCCAATAAGGTCCACATCCCAcaaatttcaaagatgtacattaTTAGACTTTCAGCATGATCAGCCTACAATTGATGCACTCTGAAGTTATAGGTGATGCTGACATTAAGGACCTCTTTAATTCCCCCTCTGACTTTCATTCAACCTCTACAGAATGATCAGGAGCAGAAACTGCAACTaaattctttcccctccctcagtgACGGTGCCGTCGTCACCTCATCTGACTGGCACAGGAGGAATGTAGGTGtaaatatagaaacaagtcccTTCATTCTAACTCTTCCTTCCTCCGAGTCTGCACATAAATCCAAGGATGATTCCTCAATAGCATCCCCATTCATTGCAgcttgtgaagtttgttgttttgagcAAATGTCAAACCTCCAACTGTGTTGGGTTAACTGTTAATGTTACAGTTAATGAAGGTTACTGTATTGTAACATGTAACAGTGGCAAAGATTCAAAGTTCAAGTCCTGATCCTGCCATATACCTTGAACTTAGCCTTGGTCTAGGATGTTCAGGTTGGCGTCATAAGCACTTCCCCAAACGGTACACGAAAAAGATGGAGAGGATGGTGTCAGTCAAATCttaaaactgacagcaactaTTGTCAAGCTTGTAAATGACATTAAGATATAAATCTACCTTGAGCTAACGAAATGATGGAGTGTGTGAGCCTGAATGATCTATGTTGTTCTTGTGCCCCTGATATAACCctttctttccaccccccccaccaaaaaaaatccTGATTCCTTCATCAAATCCTCTCCCTGAATGGCCCCAGTCAGTATACCATCCCTGTCAGGTTGAAACTGTTATAAAGTTGCCCCTTCATTTTAAAGTGCATTGGTGTCTGATGATTCAAATGGTGTATTCTTTGCTGCAGTCCTCCAGGATTGATGACCAGAGATGTGCTCCACCCAGCCCGACACCAAGAGGACCAACTGTCCCGGACGAGGATTTTTTCAGCCTGATCCAAAGGGTGCAGGCCAAGCGGATGGACGAGCAACGAGTTGACCTTCCGTCAAACCGTGAAGGGCTGGAACAGAGCAGGCCGAGCTCCTGCTGAGCAGTGTGCCGCTGACAGACTGGTAAACAAGCTGGACTTGCTGTGCGGATCAATGTCCCTGCCAACACTACAAGGGAGCCCAGGCCAAAAGCTGTCCACACTACCCCTGTGAGATCAGCACATGCTTCTGGACAACTGCTTAAAGTCCATCATAATTAATGAACCAAAATATGaacatttatgttttatttcaaatggtACAAGAGTTATCTGTGGGAGGTGGAAAGATACAAGCAGAGCATTAGGTTATTTTGTACGTGACGGCATTGAATGAATGTAACACTGCTGGTACTGTAGAATATGTGGGTCTGTTATCACATGCAGATAGCCACAGACTTGTGCACAAAATGTGTGCAGGCAAaattacatacacacacacatcataCACTTCACACACATCATACacttcacacacacagacacatctcATGCATTCTCACAAACATTATGGATATTATACACCATATACATGCAAACCATATCCATATTTGATCCACATGGACCCTAGAGCCACTTAAAGACTAATTGATTTCTTTGGTTTGATCTTTCACAAAAGAACATTGGATGAACAGATTGCTTTCTCTTATCGAATGAGTTGATATTACTTTCTCTGTTCTGAAGTTTGTGACAgagatttaatatttaaatttataaaattaaatatgCAACATTTTGGCAATATGTGGCAAAGAAGTGCAGCCCTCTTCAACTTGTGGATTGCGTGTACTATCTTACACCCAAGGTGGTTACTTTTAGCAGAAAGCCAAAATGTAGTAGTGTGTTACAGGTTGATCTATTGAACTCTATATCACATGAATCAGTCCTGAGAGATTAACGCCACAGATTTTCTACTGGAATAATTTAGATGTCTGGCTAGCTCTATCAAGAACCCTGGGGTGCCCTATTTACTAGTAGTACAGGAAAAGCCTGGGATTGCATCAGGGCTGTCTGTCAAATAGCACTAGGAATTTAACTGAAAGTTT encodes the following:
- the LOC127582154 gene encoding G-protein-signaling modulator 1-like isoform X2; protein product: MNVVKFSPDKDQNGEIAGEYHSVDLESTAKTPQIGQLKSKRYQESQSSTEGKQQGTNTLLPLVDASDVRVQVAPMRVNRDPSDEECFFDLLSRFQSNRMDDQRCTFEEQQNGMTGSASSPVSPLQDRISQASVIASPQTEEFFDLIASSQSRRLDDQRANVGSLPGLRITHNNSQVVMGHLRPDGDPQEPGDEFFNMLMKCQSSRIDDQRCAPPSPTPRGPTVPDEDFFSLIQRVQAKRMDEQRVDLPSNREGLEQSRPSSC